The region TATACTATAATTGGAATCTTGTAAGAGAATTAATGCTTGATTCATTCTAAGTGATTTCAAGTATTCATATACAGTCGTACCATATGTTTTTTTAAAAGCTAATTGAAAACGAGTTGTACTCATATTTGCCATCTTGGATAGTTCTGCAATGGAAGGATACTTGGATAGATTTTTATTCATATACTCTATAACCTTTTTTAATGACCTTACATCCTTATTACTTAGTTTTACATGAATAGGTTCAGTTTTAATTGCCTTCTCATAGTTATATGTAGCGAGGGCTAATAATTCTAGTATCTTACCTTCTAGGTATATATTCATAGAAGAACCTTTTGCTCTGGAGCTTTTTATCTGCTGGAATATAAAATTAAGTTCTGGTTGATTAGAACTCCTAGATAAGAATCTTACTGCATTTTTAGCTCCTTGGTAACTATCTCCATACCTTTTCTGTAGAAAATCATCATAATATTCTTTTGATACTATGACTTTTGTAAAACGTACCGGTTCTTTCTTTTTGCAATAAACATATATTTTTTTACTATTGTTGATATAACAGCATATCCCCTTTTTAACAGGCTTTACTTTTTGATTACCTACTTTAAAAGAACTGGAGCTAGTCTCAAATTGGCTTATCTCAACATAACTTTGAGTAATTTCAGATACTTTTTCAAAATTGTCTTTTGGTGTATAGTCTGCAATAATTACCATAAACATATCATTAAATGATAAAAGCCTCAAACTCCCTTCACCATATTCTGGTTCCATTCTATAAAAGTGATCTCCCTCTTGGGAATATTCGTACACCATTGTAAATGGATACTGCTCAGTTAAAACAGAATAGTATTCATGTATTGTCTCTATCATCTAATTTTACCTCCTGGAAGTATATAATATCATTCTATCATAAATTTATGTCATACAACACCTTAATTATATCATAATATTACCATCTTTCTATCATGATAGCAACTCCCAATCATTGATTTTTAGGGTTTCTCTTCAATCTATTTGAAATCAGATTAATTAAATAATAGTATATTGTAATTACTATAAAAAAAGCTATAATATAGAACATCAATAGATTATGATAATAACTCTCAATTACGAAAGGAGCCGAAAAATGAATAAAAAACAATCTTTATTAAATAA is a window of Vallitalea longa DNA encoding:
- a CDS encoding AraC family transcriptional regulator, with translation MIETIHEYYSVLTEQYPFTMVYEYSQEGDHFYRMEPEYGEGSLRLLSFNDMFMVIIADYTPKDNFEKVSEITQSYVEISQFETSSSSFKVGNQKVKPVKKGICCYINNSKKIYVYCKKKEPVRFTKVIVSKEYYDDFLQKRYGDSYQGAKNAVRFLSRSSNQPELNFIFQQIKSSRAKGSSMNIYLEGKILELLALATYNYEKAIKTEPIHVKLSNKDVRSLKKVIEYMNKNLSKYPSIAELSKMANMSTTRFQLAFKKTYGTTVYEYLKSLRMNQALILLQDSNYSIQNIAKEVGYNNAGHFAGIFKKIYGVTPKKYRDMQDIL